A region from the Candidatus Dependentiae bacterium genome encodes:
- the radA gene encoding DNA repair protein RadA: MSKIQSYFECLQCSYQTVKWIGCCPECKAWNSLDEISTVKTEKKHKSSISPDKHLFKLEDIKLEQQARIVSQCSEWDRVAGGGIVPGSFILVSGDPGIGKSTLLLQISTQLESKYQIIYFSSEESLPQVKLRFQRIQKTTPDNLLFSDQSSLQSIIEICTQKKPNLVIIDSIQNVLNEETNALPGTISQLKESAFRLMKLAKENNIAIIATGHITKEGTIAGPKLLEHMVDAVFYLQKEDQWQTRTLRSIKNRFGSINEIGFFHMKGDGLQEVHNINQHLLEQTKNAPGSTLVSSLEGTRPIFLELQALTVPVKFGIPQRIITGIDHKHVVLIAAILEKYLHIPLSKHDIFFKISGGLRTKDQTCDLGIALALLSSYFQQPLAAKTIALAELSLTGQIKPIYNIDIHAKECKTFGFSNMIIAKDQVMQKQDLPSLKRISSVHELLLFFPSEQILD; the protein is encoded by the coding sequence ATGAGTAAAATACAAAGTTATTTCGAATGTCTTCAATGTTCTTATCAAACCGTAAAATGGATCGGTTGTTGTCCAGAGTGTAAAGCCTGGAACAGCCTTGACGAGATTTCAACGGTAAAAACAGAAAAGAAACACAAGTCCTCAATATCACCTGACAAGCATTTGTTCAAGCTTGAGGATATAAAACTTGAGCAACAAGCGCGCATCGTATCACAATGCTCAGAATGGGATCGAGTTGCAGGCGGCGGCATAGTTCCAGGATCATTTATCTTAGTTTCTGGTGACCCAGGAATTGGAAAATCAACATTACTTTTGCAAATTTCTACACAGCTTGAATCAAAGTATCAAATCATTTATTTTTCATCAGAAGAATCATTGCCACAAGTGAAATTACGTTTTCAGCGAATTCAAAAAACAACACCCGACAATCTTTTATTTTCTGATCAATCTTCACTGCAATCAATTATTGAAATTTGCACACAAAAAAAGCCCAACCTTGTCATTATCGACTCTATCCAAAATGTGCTCAATGAAGAGACGAACGCCCTTCCAGGGACCATTTCTCAATTAAAAGAATCCGCATTTCGACTCATGAAACTTGCAAAAGAAAACAACATCGCAATCATTGCAACCGGTCATATCACCAAAGAAGGAACAATTGCTGGGCCAAAACTTTTAGAGCATATGGTTGACGCAGTATTTTACCTGCAAAAAGAAGATCAGTGGCAAACTAGAACACTCAGATCTATTAAAAACCGCTTTGGATCCATTAACGAAATTGGATTTTTTCATATGAAAGGTGATGGACTTCAAGAAGTTCACAACATCAATCAACATTTATTAGAGCAAACAAAAAATGCTCCAGGCTCTACCCTTGTCAGCTCTCTTGAGGGAACAAGGCCAATATTTTTAGAGCTTCAAGCGCTCACCGTTCCAGTTAAGTTTGGAATTCCACAGCGAATTATTACCGGAATTGACCACAAACACGTAGTTTTAATTGCTGCCATTTTAGAAAAATATTTGCATATTCCACTCAGCAAGCATGATATCTTTTTCAAAATTAGCGGAGGACTTCGAACCAAAGATCAAACCTGTGACCTTGGAATTGCGCTTGCACTTCTTTCTAGCTATTTTCAACAACCACTTGCGGCAAAAACAATTGCCCTTGCTGAGCTTAGTTTAACTGGTCAAATCAAACCAATTTACAATATCGACATCCATGCAAAAGAATGCAAAACTTTTGGATTTTCAAATATGATTATTGCTAAAGATCAAGTTATGCAAAAACAGGATTTGCCTTCACTCAAACGAATTTCAAGCGTTCATGAACTTTTATTATTTTTCCCATCAGAGCAAATCTTAGATTAA
- a CDS encoding ABC transporter ATP-binding protein produces MNKQLLLSVQNVTKTYTGTPAITALSGVNLDIYQGEILSLLGVNGAGKTTLSSIIATLHPASSGDILHNGVSIYKDIISFRRIMGFCPQKPNIDAMLTIKENLIFAGRYFNLSPDVIEKRSKELMEQFQLTKYADAKGSMLSGGYKQRFLLARTLMHSPKIVILDEPTVALDPHIRRNLWDIIKQLKNDGVTILLTTHYIEEAEVLSDRVCILDQGVIKLIDTPDNLKKDYSKENLEDVFIKLMQESDEGKEHGL; encoded by the coding sequence ATGAACAAGCAACTTTTACTTTCAGTTCAAAACGTAACAAAAACGTACACAGGGACACCAGCTATCACAGCTCTTAGTGGAGTTAACCTAGACATTTATCAAGGCGAAATATTAAGCCTTTTAGGTGTAAACGGTGCTGGTAAAACCACTCTTTCATCAATCATTGCAACGCTGCATCCTGCCAGCTCAGGCGACATTTTGCACAACGGCGTTTCAATCTACAAAGACATTATTTCATTCCGTCGCATCATGGGTTTTTGTCCACAAAAGCCAAACATTGACGCCATGCTCACGATTAAAGAAAATTTAATTTTTGCAGGGCGTTATTTTAATTTATCACCAGACGTAATCGAAAAGCGCAGCAAAGAGCTTATGGAGCAATTTCAATTAACTAAATATGCTGATGCAAAAGGCTCTATGCTTTCTGGTGGTTACAAACAAAGATTTTTACTTGCACGAACACTCATGCATAGTCCAAAAATTGTCATCCTTGATGAGCCAACAGTCGCTCTTGATCCACACATCAGAAGAAACTTGTGGGACATTATCAAACAACTCAAAAATGATGGGGTAACGATTCTTCTTACCACTCACTATATTGAAGAGGCAGAAGTACTTTCAGACAGAGTTTGTATCCTTGATCAAGGAGTTATCAAATTAATTGACACTCCTGACAATCTTAAAAAAGATTACAGCAAAGAAAATCTTGAAGATGTCTTTATCAAACTCATGCAAGAATCCGATGAGGGAAAAGAGCATGGATTATAA
- a CDS encoding ABC transporter permease — MTHYFSLQSRTLWQLFLRSVKVTSPGLKDKIINNLVWSMLNIIVFTFIMPAIGVSSNYGAFIAATMPISCAFFVSISATYVLLTDISSDGSNLQYELTLPINQWLIFVRYAMENAYQAICSAILILPIGKLVLWNNFSLAHFSFLKYYFLLLMVSLFSGFFSIFVVSITKDMYSGLDNMWTRIIFPMWFLGGFQFSWYTLHEVSPVLAYIGLLNPLTYALEGGRAAALDPAQSLPYWPCIFALLIFTTLFGYLGISNLKKRLDCL; from the coding sequence ATGACACATTACTTTTCTTTGCAGTCGCGTACACTTTGGCAACTTTTTTTAAGAAGCGTTAAGGTTACGTCTCCAGGGCTGAAAGATAAAATAATTAATAACCTTGTTTGGTCAATGCTAAACATTATCGTATTTACTTTTATCATGCCTGCTATTGGAGTAAGCAGTAACTATGGCGCTTTTATTGCGGCAACTATGCCAATTTCTTGTGCTTTTTTTGTATCAATTAGCGCGACATATGTTTTGCTTACAGATATTTCTAGCGACGGAAGCAACCTACAGTACGAACTCACACTACCGATTAACCAATGGTTGATTTTTGTACGATATGCTATGGAAAACGCGTACCAAGCTATCTGTTCTGCTATTTTAATTTTACCAATTGGAAAATTAGTTTTATGGAATAATTTTTCATTAGCCCACTTTTCATTTCTGAAATACTATTTTCTACTGCTGATGGTTTCTTTGTTTAGCGGTTTTTTCTCAATCTTTGTCGTAAGCATTACAAAAGATATGTACTCAGGACTTGATAACATGTGGACAAGAATAATTTTTCCTATGTGGTTTTTGGGAGGATTTCAATTTTCATGGTACACACTACATGAAGTTTCCCCAGTCTTGGCATACATAGGTCTACTCAATCCACTCACATATGCACTTGAAGGTGGTCGAGCTGCAGCTCTTGATCCTGCACAGTCACTTCCATACTGGCCATGCATTTTTGCATTATTAATATTTACAACTCTTTTTGGATATCTTGGAATTTCCAATCTAAAAAAACGACTTGATTGTTTATAG
- a CDS encoding ABC transporter permease, translating into MFSIDNAQLKTFWQLLVSNFYTFKPRLNDQIINGLLWGGINIAVFAYIMPTRGLVDYGPFILISIASIQGFMIPVHNVILLVSDMCDPGSNLHYELSLPVRQSMVFVKYALANAYQGFITTMLIIPMGKLALWKSFSFQYFSFFKLYFLISLVCLFSGFFSLLLASRIHNLFKISNMWQRIIFPLWFLAGFQFSWKNLYETSPTLAYLNLLNPLTYALEGGRAAALNPADSLPYWNCIAALMFFTIVSGYLGISKLRKRLDCL; encoded by the coding sequence ATGTTTTCAATTGACAATGCCCAACTTAAAACCTTCTGGCAACTACTTGTCAGTAACTTTTACACTTTTAAACCACGATTAAATGATCAAATTATCAACGGCCTGCTGTGGGGTGGCATTAACATAGCCGTATTTGCATATATCATGCCAACTCGCGGCCTTGTTGATTATGGTCCATTTATTTTAATTAGCATCGCCTCGATTCAAGGATTTATGATCCCTGTTCACAATGTTATTTTACTAGTTTCTGATATGTGCGACCCTGGCAGCAATTTACATTATGAATTAAGCTTACCGGTAAGACAGTCGATGGTTTTTGTGAAATATGCCTTGGCTAACGCATACCAAGGATTTATAACGACAATGCTCATAATTCCAATGGGAAAATTAGCACTCTGGAAATCATTTTCCTTTCAATATTTTTCATTTTTCAAACTCTATTTTTTAATATCACTCGTTTGTCTGTTTTCTGGATTTTTCTCACTTCTTTTAGCGAGCAGAATTCATAATTTATTTAAAATATCAAACATGTGGCAACGCATTATTTTTCCACTTTGGTTCCTGGCTGGATTTCAATTTTCATGGAAAAACTTATATGAAACTTCACCAACGCTGGCATATTTAAATTTATTAAATCCTTTAACTTATGCTCTTGAAGGTGGAAGAGCTGCAGCTTTAAACCCTGCCGACTCACTTCCTTACTGGAATTGCATTGCAGCGCTCATGTTTTTTACAATCGTATCTGGCTATCTAGGAATTTCTAAACTCAGAAAAAGACTTGATTGTTTATAA
- a CDS encoding BamA/TamA family outer membrane protein → MFYDLESFFVRNILLSITFFSFFAAQASQPEASQKILLCAIDALGTHCQKEIDTFIPDKLLIESIDYFIDPGHDQEELLSITGLRSNKLTTKKDLECAVFYLKQMGVFKKIILKIFQHKKIDQAPAYSFEFFLEKHYLFSQLTISGPLRSKEHYKNAYLIEIGDIFDEQKHQHSLQNIHKTLQTNGYFSAQLLDKITYNKENSSVFVQLLLKKGKRFTINKINCMVQDSHHISKLDAQKICQKTVELCSQKAQAKHYGQELIKSMRHKIKSLLEQKGFIVFNVEIEEIVQLESKTIDLDIKIIIDRKKEFSFLGNVFFNHQELMNHLLLYGKSAWHFPSSVIIDEIEQMYKSKGFWSVKISVREEKNKVYCLIKEGKRTIISSIKINDQRSLENKALDHETLDSDILHEPRLIKSNFSQLLKSKFFDKDLLKKSIDQLIKAYRQSGFWDAKITKEQFVKTKEDKYNHCQLVLNIELGRKRIMGSSTILQHANIQEQFNLFYKNQSLQGFDNSLLQEQKQWINRYLRNQGYQKISIDFQLHENQDSSKNLQKKISDNVQIIDVTWNISLHESEVKFGKTIILGNNLVPYSSVMKEVAYKYGENWDKQKIQQTLKNIKELNIFQSVQIYPSKDTDNLLYKPIFMKLIHADRYEVRTRFGLQQVGNNLQLRRGFTYKVGASLYLKNLFNIADQGFVEADVTKFYRNIAACYEFPWLFGKRIRCQFKVYDSLYEQPVYIGSKNSLYTATQQGFLWNMSHVFPSVTVSGSTGCEFMGIKQADQHMLGSIIDYDPTLLGKKPSYLFFEPNVIWQKVDNLLNPNRGHLSFISCKGMFDLNSKTSFLKLLIEHSEYISILNSATLALRLRGGHVFNRKFNQLIPIERFYLGGASSLRAYQRDYCPPLGRLTEPIYDQHAGLPPQADNLWRYAPQGGRTMINFNIEMRMPIYKNLGGAVFIDSGALFKNSVFHELKNKSDNFFAGSGFGIRYDTPIGPLRFDCSFKWKKQYQDFESWCVWYLTLGQAF, encoded by the coding sequence ATGTTTTACGACCTGGAATCATTTTTTGTGCGCAACATTCTTTTATCTATAACTTTTTTTTCTTTTTTTGCAGCTCAAGCATCGCAGCCTGAAGCAAGCCAAAAAATTTTACTTTGTGCCATTGACGCACTAGGCACTCATTGCCAAAAAGAGATTGACACTTTTATTCCAGATAAATTACTGATTGAATCAATAGACTATTTTATTGATCCTGGGCACGACCAAGAAGAACTCTTAAGCATCACAGGATTGCGTAGCAACAAACTTACAACAAAAAAAGATCTTGAGTGCGCCGTCTTTTATCTTAAGCAAATGGGAGTTTTTAAAAAAATTATTTTAAAGATTTTTCAACATAAAAAGATAGATCAAGCTCCAGCATATTCTTTCGAATTTTTTCTTGAAAAGCATTATCTGTTTTCGCAACTGACTATATCTGGCCCTCTTCGCAGCAAAGAGCATTATAAAAATGCTTATTTAATCGAGATTGGTGACATTTTCGATGAGCAAAAGCATCAACACTCATTACAAAATATACATAAAACACTACAAACAAATGGTTACTTTAGCGCTCAACTTCTCGATAAAATCACTTACAACAAAGAAAACTCCTCGGTTTTTGTGCAGCTTTTATTAAAAAAAGGAAAGCGATTTACCATTAACAAAATTAACTGCATGGTTCAAGACTCTCATCATATTTCAAAATTAGATGCTCAAAAAATATGTCAAAAAACAGTTGAGCTTTGCTCTCAAAAAGCTCAAGCAAAGCATTATGGACAAGAGCTTATAAAAAGCATGCGACATAAAATCAAATCCCTCTTAGAACAAAAAGGATTTATTGTATTTAATGTTGAGATTGAAGAAATTGTGCAACTAGAAAGCAAAACAATAGATCTTGATATAAAAATAATAATTGATCGAAAAAAAGAATTTTCTTTTTTAGGGAATGTTTTTTTTAACCACCAGGAACTAATGAATCATTTATTATTATATGGAAAATCAGCATGGCACTTTCCAAGCTCTGTTATCATTGATGAAATTGAGCAGATGTATAAAAGCAAAGGATTTTGGTCAGTAAAGATTAGTGTTCGAGAAGAAAAAAATAAAGTTTATTGCCTTATAAAAGAAGGTAAAAGAACCATTATCTCTAGCATAAAAATAAATGACCAAAGATCTTTAGAAAATAAAGCATTAGATCATGAAACTTTAGACAGCGACATACTACACGAGCCAAGACTTATAAAATCTAATTTTTCCCAATTATTAAAATCAAAGTTTTTCGACAAAGATCTTTTAAAGAAATCAATAGATCAGCTCATAAAAGCATATCGGCAATCTGGTTTTTGGGATGCAAAAATAACCAAAGAACAGTTTGTAAAAACAAAAGAAGATAAATATAACCACTGCCAGCTAGTTTTAAATATTGAGCTCGGACGCAAAAGAATTATGGGCAGTTCTACTATTTTGCAGCATGCAAATATCCAAGAACAATTTAATTTATTTTATAAGAATCAATCACTACAAGGATTTGACAACTCTTTGCTGCAAGAGCAAAAACAATGGATAAACAGATACTTAAGAAATCAAGGGTATCAAAAAATATCAATTGACTTTCAACTACACGAAAACCAAGATTCCTCAAAAAACTTACAAAAAAAAATATCTGACAATGTGCAAATTATAGATGTTACATGGAATATTTCCCTTCATGAATCTGAGGTTAAATTTGGAAAAACCATTATCCTTGGCAACAATTTGGTTCCATACAGCTCTGTCATGAAAGAAGTCGCATACAAATATGGTGAGAATTGGGATAAGCAAAAAATTCAGCAAACCCTAAAAAACATAAAAGAATTAAACATATTTCAGTCTGTTCAAATATATCCAAGCAAAGACACAGACAATCTTTTATACAAACCAATATTTATGAAATTAATACATGCTGACAGATATGAAGTAAGAACTCGATTTGGACTACAACAAGTTGGTAACAACCTGCAGCTTAGACGAGGATTTACATACAAAGTTGGTGCAAGCCTCTACCTTAAAAATCTTTTTAACATCGCAGATCAAGGATTTGTAGAGGCTGACGTGACCAAATTCTATCGAAACATTGCTGCCTGTTACGAATTTCCATGGCTTTTTGGCAAAAGAATTCGTTGTCAATTTAAGGTGTATGACTCGCTTTATGAGCAACCAGTTTATATTGGTAGTAAAAATTCTTTGTACACGGCAACACAACAAGGATTTTTATGGAACATGAGCCATGTCTTTCCATCAGTAACCGTAAGTGGATCTACCGGATGTGAATTTATGGGAATAAAGCAAGCTGATCAGCACATGCTTGGAAGTATTATCGACTACGATCCGACTCTTCTGGGAAAAAAACCATCATATTTATTTTTTGAACCCAACGTAATTTGGCAAAAAGTAGATAATCTTTTAAACCCAAACCGTGGCCACTTATCTTTTATCTCTTGCAAAGGAATGTTTGACCTCAACAGCAAAACAAGCTTTTTAAAACTGCTTATTGAACACTCAGAGTATATTTCTATTTTAAACTCAGCGACATTAGCGCTACGACTCAGAGGCGGCCACGTCTTTAATCGAAAATTCAATCAGCTCATTCCCATAGAAAGATTTTATTTAGGCGGAGCATCATCTCTTCGCGCATACCAGCGAGACTACTGCCCTCCGCTTGGTCGCCTTACTGAGCCAATTTATGATCAACACGCAGGACTTCCACCACAAGCAGACAATTTATGGCGTTACGCCCCTCAAGGCGGAAGAACTATGATTAACTTTAATATTGAAATGCGTATGCCAATTTATAAAAATTTAGGTGGAGCAGTTTTTATAGATAGTGGAGCGCTTTTTAAAAATAGTGTCTTTCATGAATTAAAAAACAAGTCCGATAATTTTTTTGCAGGATCTGGCTTTGGAATTCGATACGATACTCCCATTGGGCCACTTAGATTTGATTGCTCTTTTAAATGGAAGAAACAGTATCAAGATTTTGAGTCATGGTGTGTATGGTATCTCACCCTAGGGCAGGCATTTTAA
- a CDS encoding ABC transporter ATP-binding protein, which translates to MKGIVLQGITKSFGSEIILDNINLKIPGGKFFALIGPSGCGKTTILRMIAGLEIPDSGSVFLGDHDITNVPVNKRSVNTVFQSYALFPHLNVFDNIAYSLRVRNLSADSILQKVEKVIRMFHLEPHLYKQIGQLSGGQQQRVAIARAVINEPEVLLFDEPLAALDLRLREKVLLELIELQDHLGTTFVYITHDQTEALTVADQMAVMNQNGKIDQVGTPKEIYEHPKSVFVANFVGTTNIIQGVLLKHGEQWYLDVDKMICIAIKMPDNIEDFNIGDDACIGVRPEKILISKSSLEGFSNNLSGIVHSIVYQGRFTQYNVRLQNGYMLQVFEQNEEHFAREIIDYDDHVYLYWQKDNVLLLKK; encoded by the coding sequence ATGAAAGGTATAGTCCTACAAGGAATTACCAAGTCTTTTGGCTCTGAGATAATTCTAGATAATATAAATTTAAAAATTCCAGGCGGTAAATTCTTTGCACTCATTGGACCAAGTGGTTGTGGCAAAACAACCATTTTACGAATGATTGCAGGACTTGAGATTCCTGATTCCGGATCTGTTTTTTTAGGCGATCATGACATTACTAATGTTCCTGTTAACAAACGCAGCGTAAACACTGTTTTTCAAAGTTACGCTTTATTTCCACATTTAAATGTTTTCGACAACATTGCGTACAGTTTACGAGTAAGAAATTTATCAGCTGACTCAATTTTGCAAAAAGTTGAAAAAGTAATTCGCATGTTTCACCTTGAGCCACACTTATACAAACAGATTGGTCAACTTTCTGGTGGGCAACAACAACGAGTTGCTATCGCTCGTGCGGTAATTAATGAGCCTGAGGTTTTATTATTTGACGAACCTCTCGCTGCGCTCGATTTACGACTACGTGAAAAAGTTTTACTTGAACTCATTGAGCTTCAAGATCATCTAGGTACCACATTTGTTTATATTACTCATGATCAAACAGAAGCATTAACCGTTGCTGATCAGATGGCGGTCATGAATCAAAATGGAAAAATTGATCAGGTTGGAACTCCAAAAGAAATTTACGAGCATCCAAAATCAGTTTTCGTTGCAAACTTTGTAGGGACAACAAATATCATTCAAGGAGTGCTTTTAAAGCATGGGGAGCAATGGTATTTGGACGTAGACAAAATGATTTGTATTGCGATCAAAATGCCTGACAACATAGAAGATTTCAATATTGGTGATGATGCATGTATCGGTGTTCGTCCTGAAAAAATCTTGATTAGCAAATCAAGTCTTGAAGGATTCTCTAACAATTTATCTGGCATCGTACATTCAATTGTTTATCAAGGTAGATTTACTCAATACAACGTTCGGTTGCAAAATGGTTACATGCTGCAAGTTTTTGAACAAAATGAAGAGCATTTTGCAAGAGAAATCATCGATTACGACGATCATGTTTATTTATATTGGCAAAAAGACAACGTTCTCTTGCTCAAGAAATAA
- a CDS encoding ABC transporter permease, with the protein MKIFKKISKSEKSFFFMAPALAWQICFFLLPLLFVIQLSMCTNLFQHATMEYFLEVIKISHFFVIFRSLLLASITATCCLFIGYPVAYYVALCAPARMKSKLMFLIVLPFLTNLLVQVYAWFFILEKHGVLNKFLSLLGFDFGHLLNNQFAMYLVMFHVYLPFMIMPLYSSLEKINIRLVESSLDLGASYFQTLCRVIVPLTIQGIKTGFFLVYVTSFGEYVIPSLIAGQKKYFVGTLISEYFFIGKDWHVGAAFTCLSSATFIISILLYQVALHKLVNRLQRV; encoded by the coding sequence ATGAAAATCTTTAAAAAAATAAGTAAGAGTGAAAAATCATTCTTTTTTATGGCGCCAGCGCTTGCTTGGCAAATATGTTTTTTCTTATTGCCGCTCTTGTTTGTCATCCAGCTGAGTATGTGTACTAATTTATTTCAACATGCGACGATGGAATACTTTTTAGAAGTAATTAAAATTTCTCATTTTTTTGTAATATTTAGGTCTTTGCTTCTTGCAAGCATTACTGCAACATGTTGTTTATTTATCGGATATCCTGTTGCATATTATGTTGCCCTTTGCGCTCCAGCTCGCATGAAATCAAAGCTGATGTTTTTAATTGTTCTGCCTTTCTTAACCAATCTTTTAGTTCAAGTGTATGCTTGGTTTTTTATTTTAGAAAAACATGGCGTATTAAATAAATTCTTATCACTTTTGGGCTTTGATTTTGGGCACCTATTAAACAATCAATTTGCTATGTACCTGGTTATGTTCCATGTTTATTTACCATTTATGATTATGCCTCTTTATTCTAGCCTTGAAAAAATCAACATCCGACTGGTTGAATCTTCTTTAGACCTTGGCGCATCATACTTTCAAACACTTTGTAGAGTTATTGTTCCATTAACCATTCAGGGAATAAAAACTGGATTCTTTTTGGTCTATGTTACTTCTTTTGGAGAATACGTTATCCCATCCCTTATTGCAGGACAAAAAAAATATTTCGTTGGAACGCTGATTTCTGAATATTTTTTTATTGGAAAAGATTGGCACGTTGGAGCCGCATTCACCTGTCTGAGTTCTGCAACGTTTATTATTTCAATTTTGTTATACCAAGTTGCGCTGCATAAATTAGTTAATCGATTACAAAGGGTATAG
- a CDS encoding ABC transporter permease, giving the protein MFKFINFSRSALAVFVACIYIFLYVPIVVLVLYSFNQGGFPDAWTGFSLHWYQDLFHSEEIWRAFLNSIIVACTSSFLSVTMSLLLVHGLRHYKQNLVPLFYANALIPDIVLAVGMLALFSCLFIPLGLTTLIAGHTLLGLGFAMPIIKGRYDELDKSLIEASLDLGASMQYTFFHVIVPFLYPAILVAFLLSIIISFDDFLISFFCSGSSVQTLSLYIFSMIRSGISPIVNALSTLLLIGSCFMLLIMMMFQRNLFRD; this is encoded by the coding sequence ATGTTTAAATTTATCAATTTTTCTAGATCTGCCCTTGCTGTGTTTGTTGCATGCATTTATATTTTTCTATATGTTCCCATCGTTGTTTTAGTTTTATATTCATTTAACCAAGGCGGATTTCCAGATGCATGGACTGGTTTTTCTTTGCACTGGTACCAAGACTTATTTCACTCAGAAGAAATATGGCGAGCATTTCTGAACTCTATTATTGTTGCTTGCACCTCTTCTTTTTTAAGTGTAACCATGTCTCTTTTACTTGTGCATGGACTTCGTCACTATAAACAAAATCTTGTGCCTTTATTTTATGCTAACGCTTTAATTCCAGATATTGTTTTGGCGGTTGGCATGCTTGCCCTTTTTTCATGTTTATTTATTCCACTTGGGCTCACCACACTTATCGCAGGACATACACTTTTAGGGCTTGGCTTTGCAATGCCGATAATCAAAGGTAGATATGATGAATTAGATAAAAGTTTAATTGAAGCTTCTTTAGATCTTGGCGCTTCAATGCAATACACTTTTTTTCATGTGATTGTTCCTTTTTTATATCCAGCAATATTAGTAGCTTTTTTGCTTTCAATAATTATTTCATTTGATGATTTCCTCATATCTTTTTTCTGCTCTGGATCATCAGTTCAAACTCTTTCGCTTTATATTTTTTCCATGATTCGCTCTGGGATTTCACCAATCGTTAATGCTCTTTCTACACTGCTTTTAATAGGCAGTTGTTTCATGTTGCTTATTATGATGATGTTTCAAAGAAATTTATTTCGAGATTAA
- a CDS encoding extracellular solute-binding protein, producing MFLKYLFRLLAICFWIGTIYAFLMLPYFLKLTDFQEKSLKVYTWAHRIDESILKDFEKKTGIKVYLKYYESSEELLTKLEMMSPVDCDIMLPSGYIIEPMIKAGLLKKLDLSKCEFIQNIYPEFLNIYFDPSNTYSLPMYWDVFGIGYNKNVVGDKDVSLNMIFDQKSVIGGEIGMSEDAREAIFLAASYLNMPIDNFSKYNLEKIYDLLCMQKAWVGSYTDSQQGYFLASDTCAVVVSDREIVCREMLKHDFIKFALIPSGSMLRTDSIVISESTKKEDFAYEFLNYLFSKEVLSYHCQKFCILPTTKDVFASMDQKYIGVDNLYPGSDEFKKLIVFRHGLSQKEINDFWIKFKAA from the coding sequence ATGTTTTTAAAATATTTATTTCGATTATTAGCGATTTGTTTTTGGATTGGCACTATTTATGCATTTCTTATGCTGCCATACTTTTTAAAACTTACAGACTTTCAAGAAAAATCCTTAAAAGTTTATACATGGGCACATAGAATTGATGAATCTATTTTAAAAGACTTTGAAAAGAAAACAGGCATTAAGGTTTATTTAAAATATTATGAAAGCAGCGAAGAGCTTCTAACCAAGCTTGAAATGATGTCACCGGTAGACTGTGATATCATGCTTCCCTCTGGATATATTATTGAACCAATGATTAAAGCAGGACTCCTTAAAAAATTAGATTTATCCAAATGCGAATTCATACAGAATATCTATCCTGAATTTTTAAATATCTATTTTGATCCATCAAACACTTATTCACTTCCTATGTACTGGGATGTTTTTGGAATTGGTTACAATAAAAATGTCGTTGGTGACAAAGATGTTTCGCTCAATATGATTTTTGATCAGAAATCAGTAATTGGTGGCGAAATTGGCATGTCAGAAGATGCCCGCGAAGCAATATTTTTAGCCGCTAGCTATTTAAATATGCCCATCGATAATTTTTCAAAATATAATTTAGAAAAAATCTACGATCTTTTATGCATGCAAAAAGCATGGGTTGGCTCATACACAGACTCTCAACAAGGTTATTTTTTAGCTTCTGATACCTGCGCAGTAGTTGTCTCTGATCGAGAAATAGTATGCCGAGAAATGCTTAAGCATGATTTTATTAAGTTTGCGCTGATTCCATCTGGGTCAATGCTCAGAACTGATAGCATAGTCATTAGCGAAAGTACCAAAAAAGAAGATTTTGCATACGAATTCCTAAACTACCTTTTCTCTAAAGAAGTCTTAAGCTATCACTGTCAAAAATTTTGTATCCTTCCTACAACAAAAGATGTTTTTGCTTCTATGGATCAAAAATACATAGGGGTAGATAATTTATACCCAGGAAGTGATGAGTTTAAAAAATTAATTGTCTTCAGGCATGGACTATCCCAAAAAGAAATAAATGATTTTTGGATTAAATTTAAGGCTGCATAA